TTTTGGCTCAACCTGATGTTGTTGACTCCTCTCTGGAGCCCCATAACGCCTGGGTGGTAGGTTTCATTTGCACATACCAGGGCGTTGGAGGGCTGCGGCTAACGCTCGCAGGTGGACGGCGTCACACAATACATCGACTGGGCGGTCAGTAATAAGTTTGGTGTCATGGACATCAATGTCCCAGCATACATTACACACGAAGAGGTTAGTGGAAACTTATATTGGACACTCAGTGAACATGACTGAAAAGATTTTCTCCAGGACGCCGAATCATACGAAGCTCCAGTTTCGGAGAAAGGCCTTCAGGAGCAGATGCAGCAATTGATGTGCTACCTGTGGGACAACTTCATCCAGCTGTATGATGCAAATGAGATATTcttgctcggcgtcggcaacgCGTACCTTGGAGTCAAGATGCTGCTCATAAACCGAGGTGTGTTTTTTCGGGCATATCCATGCAAACTTTGACGCTCACAGCAATTAGATTGCAAATCCAAAATCACAGGCATTGTCAACTTCGCCACGGGTAACCTCCGCCCCGTCAAGTCCGACATCGACACGGACTTGTCGTTGTGGTACAAGGAAAACTCAAGGGTATACGTTGCAGGCGACCACGCCTGCTGGACAGACCACGATTTGACGAAGAAGGTTCACAAGAGACGCTTCGGCACCGTCGTGCGCAGCCAGATGGTCGGGTTAAATAAGATGATGCAAGAACATGCTGAGGAGGCGCAGGACTGGATCATGGCGCGGGTGCCCGTAGCCAGTGGCGGCGAGACGACTGAAGAGGAAGACAGGTCGCCGTCATAAGCGACCCTCGGTGCAATTTCTTATGTTTCTGGTAGAACTTGCGTTTGTCGTCGCCAGATCAGGTGGCAACAGGCGTCTTCCGGGGCCCGGAGTCAGGGCGGCAGAGAGTCGGGTGTTGGCTGAAGAATATCCTTTATATACAGCTCAAGTTGCCTGAAGACAGTTAACGCAAGATAGGCATCAGTTTTTACAACTTGACCCTGCTGAAAATGACTCAATCCGTGGCGAGATAGGCACTGGGTGATGACTGTTTCCTTGTTAGTTCTCCTTTCGGGCAGCACATGGCATGTCTTGAGCCTACCGTGCCAACAGACAGCGTCTGCAGCACCTCGCACAGTGTGGCCAGCCTTATCGCCTTATCAGGGCGCTTGGATGCAAATTTCCGGTGCAAACGCCGCCCGACCCATCACTACCTTCTAGCCTCACCCAACTGCTGCAGCCTTCGCCTTTGGCAACCcagcctgctgcagcgcttcACATTCGCACAACGGGCACAATCACGGACCTGCACGCTGCAGGAAGTCGCTAGCATGGACCGCGATCgtgacggccgaggccgacggtTAGCACTCCTACCGGCGTCGTGTCTGCATCCGGCGCCTCCACCAGAGGCCAGCGAACTGACAGGTCCCAGAttcgacgatggcgagatCATTAGGTATGGTGCCGGCGAGTCCTGGAGACCGACCccacgaggcggcgaccGATCCCCCAGACGAACATCACCGAGGCGAACCAGAAGTCCCATCAGAGACCGAGCTAGGAGCCCGAGACCTAGGAGTCCCCGCCCTCGCAGCCCTGGAATCACAGGGTCCGACAGCTACGTGCCCGGACGATacgcgcctcgccggcgttcTCGAAGCGGAGGCGATCGCTACCGACGCGAACGCTCCAGAGATCGCGGTGAGAGCCCTCGCAGACGCGAGCGTACTCGCTCACCCATGAgaaggtcgccgccgccgcgacgcagTCCATCCCGTCGCGGGTCGCCTGTTCGTGACCGACCCTACGACCGACCAAGATCCCCACGCCGTGATTGGAATAACGACAGGAACCAGTCACGTGAACGCAACCGTGACTGGGATCGAGACCGCAATCGTGATAGAGATCGAAACTTTGACAGGCGCGACGACAGGCGCGACGACAGGAGACGGTCGAGATCCCCCTTTGGCCGGGACCGCCGCGACAGAAGCCCCCTCGGGAAGAACACGCCTCTCGCCTCGCGTGGTGGCTCATATAGGCCGAGATCTCGCAGCCCCCCCAACCGACGCGGGGACAGATATGACGGATACAGAAGGTCTTCGCCCCCGCGAGACTCGGCTGTCTCCTCAGCTCTGGTCTCTCGGCCCGCTTCGGAGCGAGCATCACCACGCCCTTCGTCGACCCGAGTTCGTTCTCCCCTGGCGTCGCGTGAAGAGACCCCACAACCTGCAGCAACCTCGGGCTCAGCATCCGTTCGAGACGCACCTGGATCAGGCCCCCACGATTCTAACACTCCCTCGATCAAGTCACCGCCGCGCGGACCGGCAGCACTGAGAGCGCCACCGACGGGCCCAGCCTCCAACCGCAGTGCCAACGCATCAGTGTCATCCCCAGGCCCAACAGCCGCCAAGCACCCACAGACGCCAGGTACCATACCACATCGGTCTGACACAACGAGTCCTTCCACGTCTAACCCACCCGCTGGCCCGCGAGGCTACGTTGCCTCGGGTCGAGGAGGGTATTCCTCacgtggcggacgaggaggatggagcCAGCCACCTTCTAGACAAGGATCGAGTCTCTCTcagccgcccacgcccggTGGACCGGCGGCGATACCAACCGGCCCGCGTGGTGGTCCAGGAATTGCGGGATATGCATCAGGGTCTGGTCAAGTACGTTCTTTTCGTTCACCCCTTGGTCCCTCTGCTCACCgtggtcgtcggcagcgtcaATCTCTTGCTCAAAGTCTCCTCACGACTCTGCCGCCGATCGTGCCGGGCGGGAAGCTGGAGCCGTCGATGACACCGCTCGCCCTGGGCGTGACGCGCGAGCTTGAGCCGCACTACCGTAAGCtccgcgaggaggaggagaagctccgGGAGGACCTCAAGGCAAAGCAGGAGAAGGTGCGCAAGAGCCTGTACGTCTGGGACCGACTGGAGCGGGAGTCCCGCGCGTGGGAACTGCGCAGCGACTTGAGCGAGAAGAGCATGAAGAActtggcgggcgagggcatgggcggcgctgcgttCTAATGAGGCACTGCGAtacgacacgacacgacacgccCCAGGCATGGACGTGAAAAGACAGCGTCATCAGTCACACACGATGCCCCGGTGCTCCACCGCGGATACGGAATTCGGAGTTTGAGGCGTACAACAACGCACAGAGAAGGCGTGAGCCGGACACGAGTGTCTCTTGCATGAATTTGAGAAAGAAAGCGGGCGTCACGGGGCTGGGAAACGGGACTCCGCACACGATAGGCCAGGCATAGCATGGCAAGAGTTGAAGGCGATAGCGGCCATTCTATTTTAGTTTTATACCCCGATTACCAAAAGCGCAATGGATTCCCACGTTGTCTGCCTCCGGATCACGATTCTGCCTATTCTAGGCGCCTGCCTGTAGCATGTTAGGCTTTGTAGGTGCGCCTCGCTCACCCACTCAGTCATGCAAGCGAGTGACGCCGGTGGGTCGCGCAATACCAGCACTCGTTGATCGTTCTATCTAAACAAATCAAAGTCGTACACTGGTGGCCACTTCTCGACTGTTTCCTTGGCCATGTGGAGTGATCCATCATCTAAGGGGTATCGTCCCATTTGCGCCGACCCCATTTCCCGTAGCTCATTACCTATTGCCCATTACCTGTCGCCCGTGGCCGTGTTCCATGATGAGAGCCTCAAATAGGGCCAGCCAAACACACAAAACCGCAGCAGGGAAGTAGAAGTCCCATGCCTCCTCGGTGGAAGACCGCAGCATCAACGTTGACGACGCGCAGTCGGGGCAGAGAAAAAGCCACCGTCCGTTAAaaggcgatggcgtcgtcatcgtcatcgtcgtcgccgtcccactcctcctccgactcctcctcatcctcgtcgaggaaaTCGCCCATGCCGTACTGCTGCTCTCCGACTTTCTgattgtcgacgaggatgttgaCGGTGTTGCACATGCCCTGAACAATCCATTCGCGCTGGTCTTCGTCCTGAACTTCGGGCGCATCATCTGGCTCGGATGCAGATGTCTCcacctcgtcttcgtccgtATCGGGCTCTCGATACAAGGGTCGGCCGCCATGATGCTGCCGGAGCGACTTGTTTGACCTGGCTCCTGCCGAGTCCGAATCGCGGTCGTGAGCGGCAAGTCTGCCACTGCGCC
Above is a genomic segment from Purpureocillium takamizusanense chromosome 2, complete sequence containing:
- a CDS encoding uncharacterized protein (COG:S~EggNog:ENOG503P3IN) translates to MDRDRDGRGRRFDDGEIIRYGAGESWRPTPRGGDRSPRRTSPRRTRSPIRDRARSPRPRSPRPRSPGITGSDSYVPGRYAPRRRSRSGGDRYRRERSRDRGESPRRRERTRSPMRRSPPPRRSPSRRGSPVRDRPYDRPRSPRRDWNNDRNQSRERNRDWDRDRNRDRDRNFDRRDDRRDDRRRSRSPFGRDRRDRSPLGKNTPLASRGGSYRPRSRSPPNRRGDRYDGYRRSSPPRDSAVSSALVSRPASERASPRPSSTRVRSPLASREETPQPAATSGSASVRDAPGSGPHDSNTPSIKSPPRGPAALRAPPTGPASNRSANASVSSPGPTAAKHPQTPGTIPHRSDTTSPSTSNPPAGPRGYVASGRGGYSSRGGRGGWSQPPSRQGSSLSQPPTPGGPAAIPTGPRGGPGIAGYASGSGQVRSFRSPLGPSAHRGRRQRQSLAQSLLTTLPPIVPGGKLEPSMTPLALGVTRELEPHYRKLREEEEKLREDLKAKQEKVRKSLYVWDRLERESRAWELRSDLSEKSMKNLAGEGMGGAAF